The genomic stretch ATAAACGACGCCCCTCGGTCATCAAACGTGTAAGAACGCTCTGATATCCTTCGCCTCTCATTCTGGCTGACGAGGAGTAGTGACATGCGTTGGATAGTGCCTCTCGTACTGGCGACCGTATCTACGTGTTCCGCGCTGGCTGATCCGGCCGCCTTTAACGCAGGGGTAATCCGGCTCACGGGGGTGAACGAAGCTGCCCCTTTCAACACGTTGATCTTTTACCCTACGCGTGAGCGTGAGGTTCCGTGGCAAGCGGGCCCGTTCACTGTTGAGGCGACGCGCGATGCTTCGCCCGTACCAGATGACCGCTTCCCCGTTGTATTGATTTCACATGGACGAGGCGGCGGTCCCCTCAGCCACCGTGAATTGGCCATAACTCTGGCTCGCGCCGGATTTATCGTCGTCTTGCCGACGCACGTTGGGGACGCTTCAGGCTATCCCCGAGCGCCATCCCAGGCCCAGATTCTGATTGATCGCCCCCGGCAGGCAGAGGCTGCGCTCAATGCAGTCCTCGCGGATCCACGGTTTTCAGCGAGCGCCGATGTCGGTCGAATTGGCATGATCGGATACTCAGCCGGTGGCTACACTGCGCTGATTCTGGCGGGAGCGAAACCCGATTTTGCGTATGCCAGTGCGTACTGCGCAGATCACGATGATCCGGGATCGTGTCCGCGTCCAGCAACCAGCAATGGTGCGCACGGCACCCAAGGCAAAGCGGCCGTACCCGCTGACCTGGTAGCCTGGCAACCGCCCGTTGATCGCCGCCTAAAGGCCTTGGTGCTGATGGATCCACTGGCGATGATGTTTGAGGCATCTGGCTTGTCCGCTGTGCGCATACCGACGATGCTCTATCGACCGCAGGACGACAGCTATCTTGGTTCTGCGAGAAACTCTCTTGGCGTTGTGTCAGGCTTGCCCACACCGCCCGCAGTCCACATCGTGCCAGGCAACCACTTCGTTTTCGTTGATCCATGTCCGGCCTCGGTTGCAGCCAGTGCGGCACTGATCTGTCAGGATGCGCCCGGGATCGATCGTGTGGAGATTCATCGCCAGATCGACAATGAGGTCGTGGACTTCCTACGCGCAAATCTATAAGTCATCCAGACTGAGCTGACATGCTCCACGGAAGCAACGCGGCGTAGTCGTCGACGTTCTTTGCTAGAGGTAGTCGCTGGAACAGCAAGGTGAGGTAGCGGTACGGATGGATTCGACAGGCTTTGCAGGTTTCGACGAGAGGGTAAAGACTGGCGCTCGCAGCCGCGCCGTCGACAGTGTCCGCGAAATGCCAGCCGCGGCGCCCGATCACAAACGGACGGATCGAATTCTCACAGGCATTGTTCGATATGGGCCAGTCTCCGTGCTCGACATAAAGGATCAGCTTCGGCCACTGCTCGCGCAGGTAGGTCAGGGCCTTCCGAGCAGGCTGTTGGGCACGACGCCGGGTGATTGTTTCGAGCATCAGATCGTAAATGGCGTCGAGCACACGTGCGCTGTCAGAATCGTAGGGAATCCTGCCCCGACCGGGTTGCAAAAAAATCCACAATCCTAACTTTATGGTGCGAACCTTCACTTTCTGCCTACCAGAATGTCCCGAAACAACGTCGATACGCAATGAAAATAACCGCTCCTCGTGCAGTCCCGCAGCGGCCGGACTGGACCGCTCGACGCCGGATTCGGTGACCGAGTCGGGAAGGCCGCGCAGAAGATCCCCGGCTATAGGGAATGCCACGTCGTGACCGGGGAATTCGACCACTTCATGTTGATTCGCACGCGCGACAGCGACAGCTTCAATTGGCTGCACGCGAAAAAAGCTGCTCTACTGCCCGGCGTGCGGCAGATCTGGACCTTCATCGTGTTACGTGAAATCCTGTCGACGACCGAGTGGCCCGTCTAAGCAGTTGCACTCCGGGCGCGGTGACGCGTCGTGTTATAGCTGCGCGCACAGAAAGTCGAGGAAAATCTGCACGGCTTTCGGCAGTGTGCGGCCGACCAGCGTCTGCACCTCGATGTACCGTTCGCCCAACCCGCGATCGCGGATCGGCACCGCGACCAGTTCGCCGCGCGCGGCGCGATGCCGGATCGTCACTTCGGCCGCGATCGACACGGTGTCCGTCAGCGCCGCGAGATTGTGCAGCGGCTCGGCATAGTTGCTGACGACCACCGGTTCGAAAACGAGTCGCTGCTGGCTGGCAGCAATGTCGAAGAGTTGCCGTATCGTCGTGTTGGTATCGGGCAGCGCAAGCGGGTGCCCGCACAGTTGCGCGAGGCTCACGCGCTCGAAACGGGCGAGCGGATGTCCGCGACGCATCACGGCCATCACCGGCGCGCGGCTGCGATGCGCGACCTTGATGTCGGTGTGCGTGGTACGACTGAAGACGAGGCCGATATCGACATCCCCTTCGCGCACACGCCGCGTGACCTCCGCCGGCGCGCTGACCGCGAGGGTGAAATGGATTCCCGGATAATCGGCACGAAAGGCCGCCATCACGTGTGGCAGAAACTCGATCGCCCCGCCATCCGACGAAGCAAGGCGAACCTTGCCGCGCCGCACCCCTTGCAGCGCCTCGATGTCCTGCACGATGCGGTCCGCTTCGAGTGCGACGCGCGATGCGTATGCCGCCAGCATTTCCCCCGCCGCGGTGGCGATCATGCCGCGCGAGCGGCGCTCGAACAACGCCGTATCAAGCGCGCTTTCGAGGCCCGCGATCTGGCGGCTGATCGCGGAGCCGGCCACGTTCAGCCGCTCCGACGACACGCTCACCGAGCCGGTACGAACGACGTCGAGAAAGTAACGCAGCGCCGTTTCCTGCAGGTGATGCTGTTTCATGTCCGCTCCAGTGGATCGGAAGTGCGCCGCCGGCGCCGCGGCTGAATTGCCGTTTCGGCAACGCAAGGTTATTTATTCGATCATAGTCGCAACAAAATTCCCCGGATACTCTCGACACGAGCCTGCCAAGTTCAACAGTGAAGTCCTGTTTCGGGGAACCTATCCATGAAGCTTCACGCCGGTCGAATCCGGAATGCCGCCCGCCTCTTCGCCTGCTCATCCGTCGCGTCGCTGCT from Paraburkholderia caribensis encodes the following:
- a CDS encoding alpha/beta hydrolase family protein, translating into MRWIVPLVLATVSTCSALADPAAFNAGVIRLTGVNEAAPFNTLIFYPTREREVPWQAGPFTVEATRDASPVPDDRFPVVLISHGRGGGPLSHRELAITLARAGFIVVLPTHVGDASGYPRAPSQAQILIDRPRQAEAALNAVLADPRFSASADVGRIGMIGYSAGGYTALILAGAKPDFAYASAYCADHDDPGSCPRPATSNGAHGTQGKAAVPADLVAWQPPVDRRLKALVLMDPLAMMFEASGLSAVRIPTMLYRPQDDSYLGSARNSLGVVSGLPTPPAVHIVPGNHFVFVDPCPASVAASAALICQDAPGIDRVEIHRQIDNEVVDFLRANL
- a CDS encoding IS66 family transposase — protein: MKVRTIKLGLWIFLQPGRGRIPYDSDSARVLDAIYDLMLETITRRRAQQPARKALTYLREQWPKLILYVEHGDWPISNNACENSIRPFVIGRRGWHFADTVDGAAASASLYPLVETCKACRIHPYRYLTLLFQRLPLAKNVDDYAALLPWSMSAQSG
- a CDS encoding LysR family transcriptional regulator encodes the protein MKQHHLQETALRYFLDVVRTGSVSVSSERLNVAGSAISRQIAGLESALDTALFERRSRGMIATAAGEMLAAYASRVALEADRIVQDIEALQGVRRGKVRLASSDGGAIEFLPHVMAAFRADYPGIHFTLAVSAPAEVTRRVREGDVDIGLVFSRTTHTDIKVAHRSRAPVMAVMRRGHPLARFERVSLAQLCGHPLALPDTNTTIRQLFDIAASQQRLVFEPVVVSNYAEPLHNLAALTDTVSIAAEVTIRHRAARGELVAVPIRDRGLGERYIEVQTLVGRTLPKAVQIFLDFLCAQL